The sequence below is a genomic window from Setaria italica strain Yugu1 chromosome IV, Setaria_italica_v2.0, whole genome shotgun sequence.
AGACAGGAGCGGTGCTGGGAATGGAGCGACACGGCGACGAGAAAAGAGATGAGACAGAGCCATAGAGGACGACCAAGAAAAGGGTTGCGGCGTCTggatgagaagaaaaaggtatggtgaaaaaaaaaggagaaaaggtagtgaaaaaaaggaagggagggggtaaaaaggaaaaagaaaaagaaagaggaaaagaaaaaagaaggaagaacaagaaggagAGAAATTGATTTTAATCTACAATTATATTTTCATCTCATATTATAACATTATGAAATATGCAAGGGTGCATTGGACATTAGACATCTTTGATGCATtcgtaaaaaaaataagaaactgttttttcaaatatttttcaaaatactTTCAACTCCATCAAACAAGCCGCTCCACTATAGAGCTAGAGCCAGAGCCATTTTtggaggagccggagcctgACCAAATAGGCCGATGTAGCCATTTACCATTTTTTTCATGGGTTTCCAGTGTAGTCTATATGCCCCAACTAGTTCTAAAACATTACAGCCCGAAAAAAGAATCCGAGGGAGGAGGCACGGGCGATCTGGTAGATGTAGATGCGATGCAGGATGCCGCTGCCGGAGAGGCTGCCACGCCGAGCAGTGATGGGCGCCACTGCACCAGGCCACCCTTGTTTCACTACCGCAGAGCGCCGCGAAGGGTTGGAGCCGCTGCCCCCTGGTTACAAGGTTACATGGACTGGACTTGGGCAGCAGCCCCCCTCCTCAAGCTCGAGCCCCTGGATCCGCCCTTGTGTGCTGATAAATCATCAATGCCGCCTCATGATAGCAAGTAGCTTTACCTTGAAGACTATCCGTGGTAGCTCTTAATCTTATTATGAGATGGTACGGATAATATGTATCTATATAGACTCTTATCACCATTTGGCACAGATAGCAAGCATTGTTTGTCAGCTTTAGTGACGAGTCGACACAAGTACTTTCTCACGTGTGTAATTTGAAGTTTCTACTTACTGGAAATTCATAGGTTTTTCATATGCGGACTCAAATTCatacaaactttatataaaatttataggTTTTGACGAtgcatttgattttttttttgaagtcaTTAGatatccaatttttttttaggTAGATGTTCAAATAGTTGACTAAAGTTTTAGGGGAATAAGAATCCAAATCTTAATGTTTTTTTCTTAAATTAATGATGTGGCAGTTAAACAAGATGTCATTTTTCAGTTGTTATTATTAAATTGATAATGTGGCAGCACTTCAATACCTTTCAACCAACCTTTTGGAAACTGTTGGATCATACGTGTATTTTTAGCAAGGTTCCAAAATTAGTTTTGTTGGCTATAATTTTTAGATACTTTTGGAGACCTACGAGGAGGGATGCGGTAGAACTCTCGGCTCGTTCATGAAACATACTGTTTATGTGCCGCATGTCTGGCTCAGTCAGTTTGTTGTGCATCGCATACCTGTAGAAAAAAATTTGAGGAAATTTCTTATTTGGCACTAAAAGATAAGTTAATTCCTTTCTTGATCGTGAAAAGTTTTTTCTTCCTAATATGACACCATAttctaactttcattccttatttgacatttccGTCACTTGTCTTAGTTAAATCAGGTGAAACTAGACCTGAGCAAACCTCGGGTCAGGCTAGCAAAAAGTCCAGTTTCTTGTGAGCCCAAAATCTGCACTCAAGCCCGCCCATTAACTCCACCGGACCAACAAAATCGGGCCCAATTCGATCCGGGCTCGGACTCGGGCTGGGCCGCACATAATTTTCTAGTATaaatttaattcattttattatTTGGGCCGAGCTCGGGCCCACCCATTTTTCCGGGCAGCGAAAATTAGCGCCACGTCCGACCTTAAATGAGCATCGGGCCAGGCTTAGTTCATCGGGCTCAGGCCGGGCCTATTTTGCTCAGCTCTTGGTGAAACGATCTCCAAACCagctccaaaaatcatgaaattttttgTAGTGATACACCAAATGAATATGAAACCATATTTATTGAAAGGACAAATATACCTTTACGGTTTTAAAATTGAAATTCACCAACTTAGGCTACCTTTATAAATTATCTGAATTTTTATGTCACCAAAACACTTTTAAAAATTGTAAGAAAATAACTAATATTTCTCACATCAGATGTTGGAACTTATTAAATTATTTCCAAGCAAAACTTACATAGAGAATTATGAAGAACTGTAAATTTGGGAGAATTTAAAAGAACTTTGTAATTCTCTATGTAACTTAtgatagaaaataattttataaatggTTGCATCTTATGTAAGGAATATTAGTTATTTTCCATAATTTTTGAAAAGTCTTTTAGTAccataaaaattcaaatatgcttcaaaagtagttagatgttaaattttaatttgaaaatagCAAAGGTACATGTGCTTTTTTAAGTAAAATGGACTCAATCTTCAATTGTTCTATTATCAAAAAAGTTTCATGAGTCCTCTATGCCACGTCTGTGCAACAAATCGGCTTTCGACCTATGTGACAACCGACAATCCTTTCCGGGACGACGGAAGAGGCGGAATGCTCTGCTCGTTCCTGAAGAAGTCATGGGGATCCACCTTCGCCTTCACCGCGGCAAGCCTTTCAAAATTTCCCTTAAAGTACGCCTCCCCCCAAACCCTCGCCTTCTCATAGCCAGTcacgccatcgccgccgtcgccgtcgtcgttcaCGCCGAGGTCCAGGTCCCTGTAGTTCACATAGGCGCCCCTGGGGTTCTTGCTCACGTACGGCTCCATCTCCCGGTGCAGCCCCCTGATCCATCCCACATGCttctccgcctcctccgtcccGTTCTTGAACCAGAACCCGTAGTACTGGAGGTTGTAGAGCTCCCGCCGGTGCGGGAACGGCGTCGCCGACGGCGACACGTCGCCCATCCGGCCGCCGTAGGGGTCCAGGATGAGCAGCCCGGCGCCGTCCCTGAGGAGCCAGCTCCACGTCCTCTCCCACACGTGGCTCGGGATCGGGTTGGTCACGTAGTCTGACTTGGCCTTGAAGTAACGCTCCGGCTTGGTGCCCCGGTCCAGGAGCAGCTCCGCCGGCTTCCCCGTGCCGTAGAACGCGAAGTAGAGGACCGACTCGATCCACGTCATCTCGATGCAGTCCTCAGGCTTCACGCCGAGCTCCGGGAACCACCGGGTCATCGTCGCGACGAGGCCGGCGCGCGTGCCGAGGTAGAGGGACTCGAACTGCGCGTCCTGGATCTGGAGGACGATGCGGAGGAAGACGTCGGGGGGCAGGGTGGGTGCCACGCGTTGCCACTTGGTGAGGAGGGAGGTCGCGGACTGGTTCCGTGGCCGGTGGACGGTGAACACCGTGACGGTCGCCGGCACGATCACTAGTCGTAGCTTCCAGGACAGGACGACGCCGAagctcccgccaccgccgccgcggatgGCCCAGAAGAGGTCCTCCCCCATGGTGGCCCTGTCCAGGAGGGTACCCGtggcgtcgacgacgacggcgtcgaggACGTGGTCCGCGGCGAGGCCGTGCttccgcagcagcagcccgaagccgccgccgctgaggtGGCCGCCGACGCCCACCGTCGGGCCCAGGCCGCCGGGGAACCCGAGGCGCGCGCTGCGGTTGGCGATCGCGTAGTAGAGCTCGCCGAGCGTCGCGCCGGAGCCGACCCACGCCGTGCGGCGCCCGGCGTCGACGCGGACGGCGCGGAGCGCGGCCAGGTCGACGACGGCGAAGGGGCGCACCGCGCTCAGGGAGCGGTAGGACAGGCCCTCGTAGTCGTGCCCTCCGCTGCGCGGCCGCACGCGGACGCCGTGGCGCGCGCCGCAGCGCACGGCGGACTGGACGTGCGaggcgtcggccgccgcgatGATGGCAACCGGCGTCGGGGTCGACGGCGTCACGAACAGCAGGTTCTTGATGGAGGATTCGAGGACGGAGTTGTACGACGGGGACGCGTTCGTGTAGACGACTTGCGGAGGGATATCGACGGCGAGGCAGCGGAGGAAGGACGCGGTATCAGGGGACGGAGCAGCCGTGGCGGCTGCCGGTGTAACCGAGGCCACCACATGGTGCTGGATGGAGAAGAAAGCGGCGAGGAGTGGCAGTGCAAAGCTCCGGACGATGGCCATCTTCTTGTTTGGATCGTGTTGAGATGAGCCAGGTTCGCCGATGTTGCTTAAAAGCAAGTTGGCAATGGAAACAAGCAGCTGGTGAACTGATCGCACCAAGCAGGAAACAGCAGGAGAACGTTGATAGTGCTAGCACCATTTGCACAGAGGAAAGTGACGCGCATGACTGCATTGATCCAGCAATTTAATTTGGCAGGTCCGCAGCTTGCATTTGTGTCTTGGCCTGAGAGCTGCCCACGACACCAAGTCTAACGGAGAACACGAGATTGTTGTTTCTTAAACCTGATGCGACAAATGGATCTTTGGTTCGTTACTCCGTTTGTCCTGGGAAAGAGACAAGGGACAGATAGTCGCGTCCTCTTTGTTTCCCTTTATCCATCGCCTAACAAATTCGCAAACATGGCGCAACTAAAACAAGCAAAAATACATGAAGCCGGTAATTATATAACCTGCTAAAGTACAACCGGTTGATATTTCGTTTTTCTATCGATCAATGCCTACAACCATTCGATCGATCCAACAGTCCATCCgatctctatctctctctcctttctctttcttccttctttcatCTTCCACGCGCTGGCGCGACACTTTATGAACTCCCGACTCCTGAGCCTGACGCTAGGTacgctgcccccgccgccagcACCTCCCCTCGCTTCGGCGGCCTCCGCCGTCACCGTCCTCCACTTCCCAAtgctaactcgtcggggtcaGACACCCCCGCTGCCCACCAGGGTTCCTCCACCGCCCGGCTCCAATGGCGCCCTCGCTCCCTCCTTCGCTCCCCCGCCGTCTctcccacctccaccgccggccggcgagcctccCAGAGCTCCCTCTAGGCCTGCAAGCCACAGGCAACCTCTAGCCTCAAAttccccaaaccctaaccccaAATTCTAATTTTCATGATCGATGGATAAGCAAGATTTCAATTGATTGATGTGGTGTGAATCTCAAAGTAGAAAGCTCCTCAATTCCAAAGACATgattcaaattaaaattctaGATAAAATAGCCATTTCATGTCTTCTTACCAAACTATAAGGCATATATATCATATAAATAGGCCATTTACTCTAAAAACTGGGAAAAAGTTGCAATGTTTTTGTTTTCTGGTTGCTACCTCCGTTCAAAATTATAAATAAAGCATATGCATATTTTACCATAGCACATAGAGGAGGAAGTAGAAAACTACAAACTGAtcaatttttccttttttggtttTACCTGTATTTGATCCGCCGGGATCCTATACTTGTACTTCTTCTAtataaggccctgtttggaagaggggggctaaagtttagcacccccactTTAGCTCattttagcccccaagcttcccaaacaggtgggctaaatttggtgggctaaactttagccccccactAATCATTTAGTCACTTGGgggtagctaaaatggactaaatggactaaaaagtggtccccctctacCACTTTCCCccctgcccccctcccctctctctcctcccctcactctctctctccccactcCTTCGCCCGAACAGTTTAAACCGNNNNNNNNNNNNNNNNNNNNNNNNNNNNNNNNNNNNNNNNNNNNNNNNNNNNNNNNNNNNNNNNNNNNNNNNNNNNNNNNNNNNNNNNNNNNNNNNNNNNNNNNNNNNNNNNNNNNNNNNNNNNNNNNNNNNNNNNNNNNNNNNNNNNNNNNNNNNNNNNNNNNNNNNNNNNNNNNNNNNNNNNNNNNNNNNNNNNNNNNNNNCctgcccggccccgccgcctccggccagcCCCGCCCGTCCCCGCGACctccgctcgcccgccgcctccgccgcctccgcgcccggccccgcccgtccccgccgcctccgcgcccgcccccgccgcctccgctcgcccgcccccgcggcctccgcgccggccgccgcctcctccggccggatccggaaCGGCCACGCCGAGGAAGCGGTGGCTGCCGTGCTTGCTCGATTGGAGCTGACAAGGAAGGAGTTGTGGAGGGGGTAGAGGAGAGGAGATGAATGAGGGTAAAAAAGTCTTTTGGCAatcaaagtgctaaagtttagcctcctatccaaacaccccacagtgctaaaatttagcactctatttgagagggctaaattttagcccagggctaaactttagccccttcctcccaaacagggcctaaatagAAATGACACCAATCTGGTGGTCGTTCATTCAAAAAAGTGTGCACACGCGCAGACCAATTTGAGGCGAGAGTAAATTTGATCA
It includes:
- the LOC101752697 gene encoding berberine bridge enzyme-like 18; protein product: MAIVRSFALPLLAAFFSIQHHVVASVTPAAATAAPSPDTASFLRCLAVDIPPQVVYTNASPSYNSVLESSIKNLLFVTPSTPTPVAIIAAADASHVQSAVRCGARHGVRVRPRSGGHDYEGLSYRSLSAVRPFAVVDLAALRAVRVDAGRRTAWVGSGATLGELYYAIANRSARLGFPGGLGPTVGVGGHLSGGGFGLLLRKHGLAADHVLDAVVVDATGTLLDRATMGEDLFWAIRGGGGGSFGVVLSWKLRLVIVPATVTVFTVHRPRNQSATSLLTKWQRVAPTLPPDVFLRIVLQIQDAQFESLYLGTRAGLVATMTRWFPELGVKPEDCIEMTWIESVLYFAFYGTGKPAELLLDRGTKPERYFKAKSDYVTNPIPSHVWERTWSWLLRDGAGLLILDPYGGRMGDVSPSATPFPHRRELYNLQYYGFWFKNGTEEAEKHVGWIRGLHREMEPYVSKNPRGAYVNYRDLDLGVNDDGDGGDGVTGYEKARVWGEAYFKGNFERLAAVKAKVDPHDFFRNEQSIPPLPSSRKGLSVVT